From the Jeongeupia sp. HS-3 genome, the window GATCATCTGGCGCAATTGCTGCACATCCAGTTCTGGATGGGCGTCGATCAGCGCCTCGGTTGCTTTGGGATCGGACAGGAGCTTGTCGCGCTGGCGCTCCAGCTGGTGCAGCCAGGCATTGTGGCGATCGGAGTTGCCGGAGAGAGAATCAAGCAGGGCCTGAATCGGTGCCGGATCAACATGGCGCATCAGCTTGCCGATATATTGCTTGTGGCGTGCTACGGCGCCGTTTGCGGTCAGCCGCTTGGCTTCGATCAGGGCGTTAAAAAGGCTTTCCGGCAGGTTGAGTCCGGCCAGATATTTGCGATCGAGTGGAATCAGGGCTTCGCCCAGATCTTGCAGCGCGTTCATATCGCGCTTCATCTGACTTTTGCTGATGAGTTCGACGTCGTCGTCGTGTTCCGGGGTATCTGAGTGTCGAGCCATGGCAGGGTGCGCTGAGCAAAAGCATAATGATACCAAACCCGCCCGTAATACCCGGCGTACACTTGTGCCGCTCGGCGATTTGCCCGGTTGGCATGTCCGCCGGCACGGCGCCAACCTATTTCTGCCTATCCATCGTTAAGGATGACCGATGTCCGAATTCAGCTTCAGCCCAGAACAGCTTGGCGATCTCGCCGCGACCGTGCTCGACGAGGCACGCCGTCAAGGGGCGAGCGCCTGTGAGGTTGACGCCTCCGAAGGACTTGGTCAGAACGTTTCGGTTCGCCTGGGCGAGGTCGAAACGATCGAGTACAACCGCGACAAGGGAATCGGTGTCACGGTTTATCTGGGCCAGAGCAAGGGCCATGCCAGTACCTCGGATTTTTCGCCGACCGCACTGACCGAGACGGTGAAGGCAGCGCTGGCGATTGCCCGTTATACCGCCGAAGATCCATGCGCCGGCCTGGCCGACCCATCGCGCTTCGCCACCGTGTTTCCCGATCTGGATGTCTACCATCCGTGGGCCTTGCCGGTTGAAGAGGCCATCGAGCTGGCGCGGCGTTGTGAGGCCGCGGGCCAAGCGGTTGATCCGCGCATTACCAACTCGGAGGGCGGCAGTGTATCGACCTCGGCATCGCGCTGGGTGTACGCCAATTCGAATGGTTTCTCCGGTTTGGGCGAATCAACCCGCCACGGCATTTCGGCTGCGCTGATTGCCGAAGATGAGTCGGGCATGCAGCGGGATTACTGGTACACCGCCGCACGTGCTGCATCCGATCTCGATAGCGTTGAATCGGTCGGTCGCAAGGCCGGCGAGCGCGCGGTGCGCCGCTTGGGTGGCCAGCGGGTCAAAACCGGTGAGTATCCGGTGCTGTTCGAGGCGCCGGTGGCATCGTCCTTGATCAGCCACTGGGTCTCGGCCGTCAGTGGTGGCAGCCTGTTCCGCAAAACCAGCTTCCTGACCGAGAGTATCGGCACGCAGGTGTTTTCACCGATTGTCGAGATCGTTGAAGATCCATTCCTGATCCGCGGTTTGGCCAGCGGCGCTTTCGATGCCGAAGGCGTGATGACCGAGCGGCGCGAACTCGTGACCGCAGGGGTGCAAAACGGCTATTTCCTTGGTAGCTACAGCGCCCGCAAACTGGGCATGCAAAGCACCGGCAATGCTGGCGGCGCGCACAATCTGCTGGTGAGTGCGACCGCCGACTTTGACGCGCTACTCGCCCAGTTGGGCACCGGCCTCTTGGTCACCGAATTGCTTGGCCACGGTATCAACCTCGTGACCGGCGATTATTCGCGCGGCGCGGCGGGTTTCTGGGTCGAGAACGGCAAGATCAGTCACCCGGTCGAGGAAATCACCGTCGCGGGCAATCTGCGCGATATCTTCAAGGGCATCGTGGGTATCGGTAATGATTGGCATACCTCCAGCAGCCGTCGGGTCGGGTCTATCCTGATCGACCGGATGACGGTTGCCGGGGAGTGAATGTGCCGGAGCCTACGGGGCGGCCAGCGTACTGGGGCGAAGCCTGCGCCAGGCTGTCGGCCGCCGACCCGGTCTTGGCGCGGCTGATCGCCGCCTATCCGGGCATCAGCCTGGAGGGGCGCGGCGACGTATTCATGACCCTGGCACGCTCGATCGTCGGCCAGCAGATTTCGGTCAAGGCGGCCGATTCGATCTGGCAACGCTTCGAGTCCTGCGTGATTGATGTGCGCAGCGATCAGGTGTTGGCCGCGCCGGTTGAGGCGCTGCGCGGCTGCGGGTTGTCACAGCGCAAGGTCGAGTACCTCAAGGATCTGGCGCTGCATGAAGCCGAGGGTCGATTGGCGTCCGGACGATTGATGGCGATGGATGACGAAGCAATCATTGCCGAGCTGACGTCGATTCGCGGCATCGGCCGCTGGACGGCCGAGATGTTCCTGATGTTTCACCTGCTGCGCCCCGATGTGCTGCCGCTGGACGACATCGGCCTGATCAAGGCGGTAGCACGCTTCTATCACGACGATGAACGCCGACCGCGCGGAGATATCAAGGCACTGGCGCAGCGCTGGGCGCCGTGGCGCTCGGTTGCCACCTGGTATCTGTGGCGGGGGCTGGAGCCGCTGCCGGTCAGTTACTAGCCGAGCACGATAAGCTGTCGAACAACCACTTTGCGCTGTCCACCATGTCCGTCGTTCAAACCGTCTCCCTTTTCATCCTGACCGCGCTGGCCGAAATCATCGGCTGCTACATTCCCTACCTGTGGCTGAAGCAGGGTTTGTCCGCCTGGTGGTTGCCGCTGGCGGTGGTCAGCCTGGCGCTATTCGCCTGGCTGCTGACCCTGCATCCGAGCGCCGCAGGGCGGGTCTACGCGGCCTACGGTGGCGTTTACATCACCGTGGCGCTGGGCTGGTTATGGGCGGTGGACGGCATTCGCCCGTCGGGCTGGGATGTGCTTGGTGTATCGGTGTCGCTGGCCGGGATGGCGATCATCATGTTTGCGCCACGCGCGGCTTGAGCCGTAAAAAAGCCGCGTTCGACAACGCGGCTTTGGGCTGGGCGAGAAAGACGTAGCGCCGGGCAGGTCGTTCAGAGTGTCTTGAGCTTGCCGCGGAATTCGCCGATCGAAGTGTAGCCCTTGCTGGCCATGATGGCCGACAGCTCGGCGATCAGCCGCTCGAAAATCGCCGGGCCTTCCTCGTACAGCGCGGTACCGACCTGAACCAGGCTGGCGCCGGCGAGCAAGTGCATAAAGGCTTCGGTGCCGGTTTGAACGCCGCCGCAGCCGATGATCTGCTTGCCGGGGCAGCGGCGGTAGAAGGCGTTGACGTTGGCCAGCGCCGTCGGCAGCACATAGGCACCGCCCAAGCCGCCAAAGCCGTCCTTGGGCTTGATCACCACCGATTCGGTCTCCGCATCGATTACCAGACCGTTACCGATCGAGTTGATGCAGGTGACAAAGGCCAGTCGCGGGTAGCGGTTCAGAATCTCGGCCGCGGCATCGAAGTGCGAGATATCGAAATAGGGCGGCAATTTGACGCCAAACGGGCGCTTGTAGGCGTCGTTGACCTCGTCGAGCAGCTCGTCCATCGCTTCGAAGTCATAGCCGATCTGTGGCTTGCCGGGTACGTTCGGGCAGGACAGGTTCACTTCGAGCAGCGCCGGGTTCACCGCTTCGCGGATGGCCGCGATCATCTCGACGTTATCGTCGAGCGTCAGCCCCGAAATTGACAGGAACAGCAGCTTGCTGTCGTGATCGAAGCGCTCGGCATAGTCGAGATAGTACTGATAGCCCTCGTTGGGCAGTCCCATCGAATTGATGCTGCCAAGCTGCAGCGCGCGGTAACGCGGCTCCGGGTTGCCGGTGCGCGGCTGCAGCGTGCAGCTCTTGGTGACCATGGCGGCGGCGCTACTGGCGGCCAGCGCGTCAAGTTCGGCGACGGTGCGGCAATACACGCCCGATGCGTTCATCAATGGGTTGGCCAAAGGCTGGCCGAGGAAGTGGCTGGTCAGGTCAGTCATGGCGTTTTTGGGGTTGAGATGGATGCATTTAATCCTAGGGCATCGTCGCAACGATGCCCTGCGCTTGATCAAGGTTGGCGTGACTCGCTGGCAGCAAGCTCATCCATGACCTTGCACCAGCCTTCGAAAGCGGTCTCGCCGGCACGCTCGAAGACCTTGGCGAGCAGTTCGCGTTGCACGCCGGTGAGCGAGGCCTCCAGCGTCCGGCCGGCGGGGCTCAGCGTCAGCCGGCGGGCGCGCCGGTCATCGTTGCAGACGTTCACCGTGACAAGGCCGGCCTGCTGCAGCGCCTTGAGCGGGCCGTTCAAAGCCTGCTTGGTGACGCCAAGGCGTTGCAGCAGCTCGCCGACGGTCAGGCTCGGGGTGCGGGCAACGAAGTAAAGAATGCGATGGTGCACGCGGCTCCAGCCGCGTTCGGCCAGTAGCGAATCCGGTGGTGCGGTCAGCGCGCGAAAGCCGTAGAACATCTGTTCCCAGGCGCCGTTGAGCTGCGTTTCATCGATGGGCGTGCCAGTCATATTGACGTGATCCCTTGAAGGCGGCAGGATTAAAACCATAATAGGTCAACGATTTTGGCTTATATAGCGGCGACTGCCAATGCCATGATTCACCAAATCGTGCGCAGGCAGCACCCTGCGGCGCGCACAACGCAAAGCAATATCAATATCGGCATGACGCCGATTTCTTTCGCGTTGACAGGAGAAGACCATGTTTGCCCGCCGTATCGACCAACTCTGCTCATCCCTCGTTCGCGACATCCTCGCCGCGACCAAGCGTCCCGGGATGATTTCCTTTGCCGGCGGCTTGCCGGCCGAAGAGGCGCTGTTCCGGCCGGAACAGCTCGACGCATCGCTGCTGGCCTCGGCCTGGCAGTACGGCGAGACCGAAGGCGAACCGGCGTTGCGCGCGGCGATTGCGTTGTTGGGGCGTGAGCTGGGTCTGGATTGCCGGCCCGAGCAGGTGCTGATCGTCAACGGCTCGCAGCAGGGCATCGATCTGGTGAGCAAGCTGATGATCGACGAGGGCACGCCGGTGCTGACCGAGGCGCCGGCCTATCTGGCCGCGCTGCAGTCCTTCGGCCTGTTCGGGGCGCGATTCTGTCCGGTCAAGGTCGAGCCGACCGGCGCCGATCTCGCCGGTTTCGAGCGCACCTTGCCCGATGTACGCTTTGCCTATCTGACCCCGACGTTCCAGAATCCGTCTGGCTATTGCTACACCGATGCCGAGCGCGACGCGGTGGCCGCGTCGCTTGACCGCCATGACGTGATGCTGTTCGAGGACGACCCCTACCGCGCGCTGTCGTACGACGGCGAGGCACCGTTGCCGATTGCCGGCCGGCTGAACAAGGCGCGCTGGATTTACCAGGGCTCGTTCTCCAAAACCCTGGCACCGGGCCTGCGGCTGGGCTTCCTGATCGTCCATCCGGACCTCGTTAGCCCGCTGACGCGGCTGAAGCAGGCCGCCGATCTGCACAGCAACCGCATCAGCCAGACCATCGTCGCCGACTTGCTGGCGCGCGGCGAGCTGGCGCGGCATGTGGCGGCGGTGCTGCCCCTGTACCGTGAACGCCGCGATGCGATGGCGCAGGCCTTGCAAACGCATCTGGGTGACCGGGTGCAGTGGTCGCTGCCCAGTGGCGGGCTGTTCTTCTGGGTGAAGCTTGCCGGTCATTGCGACACCATGGCGCTGATGCGGCGTGCGCTCGAGTCCGGCGTGGCGGTGATGCCCGGCGAGCCTTTCTTCCCGGCCGGGAGCGAGGCGAGCTGGCTGCGCCTCAACTTCAGCCACGCCAATCCCGCACAGATCGATGCCGGCATGGCCAGGCTGGCCACGCTGCTCGACGCGGCCTGAGTCGTCGTCATGGATACCTGCAGGGGTATCCATGACGACGACTGCCTCAGCCGAGCTTGCGCATCACCACCATGAGCTCGTCGATCGCGGCGGCGCCATCGCCGGCCGTGATCGCATCGGCCACACAGCCGCGGGCATGCGCTTCGAGCAACTGCATGCCGAGGCTGTCGAGCGCCGATTTGGCCGCGGCAATCTGGGTCAGGATGTCGATGCAGTAACGGTCTTCCTGCACCATGCGGTTGATGCCGCGCACCTGGCCTTCGATGCGGTTGAGCCGCTTGGTCAGCGCATCCTTGTTGTCGCGTTCGACCTTGCGCTCGCCCGGGCTATGGCAGCATTCAGCGGACGATGTCATAGCCGGCATCCTCGATCGCACGTTCGATTTCGGCCGCATCGGTATCGGCGGCGTCGAAATCGACCTGCGCGACTGGCGGTGCCAGCGATACGCTGACGGTCTTGACGCCTTCAACCGCCTGCACGGCGCGGGTGACCGACGCGACGCAACCGCCGCAGCTCATGCCGTCGATACGGATTTCAATGTGTTCCATGGTGTGTACTCCTTGTTGAACGATGAAAAGGGAAAATTCAGCCTCGGCGGGCGGACCAGCGCTTCAGCAGCAGCGCATTGCTGACCACCGAGACCGAACTGGCCGCCATCGCCGCGCCGGCGATCACCGGGTTCAGCAGACCGAAGGCCGCGAGCGGGATGCCCAGCACGTTGTAGGCAAAGGCAAAAAACAGGTTCTGGCGGATCTTGCGCATGGTTGCACGCGACAGGCTCAGTGCATCGGCGATATGCGCCAGATCGTTGTGCATCAGCGTGACGTCGGCTGCCTCGATCGCGGCGTCGGCGCCGGTGCGCATGGCAAAGCTCACATCGGCGGCGGCGAGTGCCGGGGCGTCGTTGATGCCATCGCCGGCCATCGCAACGACCTTGCCCTCGGCGCGGAACGCCTGCACCGCTTCGGCCTTGTCCGCCGGCTTGACGCCCGAACGATAGCGATCGATGCCCAGCGATTGCGCCACGCTGGCGGCGACCGCTTCGTTGTCGCCCGACAGCATCACCACTTCGATGCCGGCGGCCTGCAACTGCGCCACGGCGTGTTTGGAGGTCGGGCGCACGGTATCGACGATGCCGATCAGGCCGGCAAACACATCATCCACCGCCACGGCGATCACGGTGCGGCCGCGCGCTTGCAAGGCATTGGCCTCGGCCAGCGCATGGCCGGGGAGTGCCCAGCCCGGCACGCCGACCCGCACGGTGCGCTCGCCAACGCGGGCGGCAACGCCATGCCCCGGCGCGACCGCGAAATCGGCGACCGACAGCCGGCTCAGGCCGAGCGCTTCGCCATGGGCAAGTACGGCGCGGGCCAGCGGATGTTCGGAGCCGGCTTCGGCGCTGGCGGCCAGTTGCACCACGGTGTCGACATCGAAACCGTTCTGCGGCAGCACATCGGTGACGGCAGGCTTGCCTTCGGTCAGTGTGCCGGTCTTGTCGACCACCAACAGGTTGACCTCACGCGCACGCTGCAGCGCTTCGGCGTTGCGGAACAGAATGCCGCGCTTGGCGCCAAGGCCGACGCCGACCATCACCGCCGTCGGCGTGGCAAGACCGAGGGCGCACGGGCAGGCGATTACCAGCACGGCCACGGCATGCATTAGCGCGGTCGCCCAGCTACCGGTCCACCAGACGGTGGCAAAGAAGGTGACAAGCGCGATGGCCACGACCACCGGGACAAAGACCGACGAAATCCGATCGGCCAGCTGCTGAATCGGCGCTTTCGAGCCTTGCGCCTGCGCCACCAGCCGGACGATATCGGCCAGTTGGGTCGCACCACCGGTGGCGCTGGCGCGGATGCGCAGCATGCCTTCGATATTGCGGGTGCCGGCATACACGGTGTCACCCACCGCTTTGTTGACCGGGGCGGATTCGCCCGAGAGCATGGCTTCGTCAATCGCGGCATTGCCGTCCTCGACCTTGCCGTCGACCGGCAGCGGTTCGCCCTGACGAACGATGACGATATCGCCGGCAACCAGGTCGCCGATGGCGACATCGAGCAACTGGCCATCGCGCTCGACCCGCGCCGTTTTCGGTTGCAGCGCCAGCAGCTCGGCAATCGCACCGGCGGTGCGCCCCTTGGCGCGGGCCTCTAGCAGTTTGCCGAGCAGCACCAGCGTGATGATGGCCGCGCTGGCTTCAAAATAGAGGTGCGCGTGCTGCCATCCCGCGAGCGTCACCACGGCGCTATAGCCCCAGGCCATCGTCGTGCCCAGCACGATCAGTACGTCCATATTGGCGCCACCGCCGCGCAGCGCATGCCAGGCGCCGCGATAGAAGCGCAGGCCGACGGTGAATTGCACCAGCGTTGCCAGCGCGAACTGCCACATCCGTGGCACGGCTTCATGCCGGCCACCCAGCATGGCGGCCATCTCGACCATCAGCGGCAGCGTGAGTAAGGCGGCAAAGCCAAAGGCCCACCAGCTGCGGCGCAATGCGCCATCGTCATGGGGTTGGGGTGTGTTTTCTTCCTGGAGCCTGGCGCCATAGCCGGCCTTGCGCACGGCGGCAATGGCCGCGTCGGCGCTGAACTGGCCCGCCGGGAAGCGCAGCGTCGCGGTTTCGGTGGCGATATTGACCGTGGCTTCGACGCCGGCTTGTTTATTCAGCACCTTTTCGATGCGCGTCGCGCAGGCGGCGCAAGTCATGCCTTCGATGGCCAGCGTCAGTGTTTGCGCGGGCACGGCGTATCCGGCCTTCGCAATGGCACTGATCACTTCGCTGACACCGGCCTGGCCGCCAAGCTGCACCTGGGCCGATTCATTGGCGAAGTTGACGCTGGCGTTGACGCCATCGAGCCGGTTGAGCACTTTTTCGATCCGCGTTGCGCAAGCTGCACAGCTCATCCCGGTGATCGGCAGGCTGATTTCCTTGTTCATGACGGCTCCGCTTTGTATAGGGTGTGGGGGTATATTATGCCCGTGGGGGGTATATGGCAAGCCGGTGTATTGCCAGTCGTGAAATAAAAGAAAAGGGCCGCGGTGAGGCGGCCCTTGTTGTGTGCTGTGTCAGGCGCCGGCGGGCGTTGACTGTCGCCAGCGGTCGAGCAGCGAAAACACCAGTGGATTGAGCAGGATCGACAGGATGGCGCCGGCAATCACCAGCGCGTGCCCCAGCGGCGGCAGCAGATTGAGTGCGACGCCAAGTCCGGCGAGGATGAACGAGAACTCGCCTATTTGTGCCAGGCTGGCCGAAATCGTCAGCGCGGTTTTCAGGTCGTGACGAAAGGCCAGAACGATGCCCAGTGCTGCCAGCGATTTGCCGATGATGATCACCAGTACCGTGCCAAATACCGCCCACGGGTGTTCGATCAGGATGCGTGGATCGAGCAGCATGCCGACCGACACAAAGAACAGCACCGCAAATGCATCGCGCAGTGGCAGCGATTCTTCCGCTGCGCGGTGGCTGAACTCCGATTCGGCCAATACCATGCCGGCGAAGAAGGCACCCAGCGCGAACGACACGTCAAAGAGTTGCGATGCGCCGTAGGCAACGCCGAGCGCCGTGGCCAGTACGCCAAGCCGGAACAGCTCGCGACTGCCGGTCCAGACGATGCGCTCCAGCATCCACGGGATGAAGCGACGGCCGACGATCAGCATAAAGGCGACAAAACCGATGACTTTGCCCACGGTGAGCAGCAGCGTCATGCTGAGCTCGCCGGTATCCAGGGTGCCGCTCTTGCCGGAAAGGATGCCCGCCAGTGCAGGCAGCAGCACCAGCGTCAGTACCATGGCCAGATCCTCGACGATCAGCCAGCCAACGGCGATCCGGCCTTCGGGGGTTTCCAGCAGATCGCGCTCTTCCAGGGCCTTGAGCAATACCACGGTACTGGCGACCGAAAGTGCCAGGCCAAACACGAGGCCGGCGCTCATCGTCCAGTCGAACAGCCAGGCCAAGCCCATGCCCATGACCGTCGCCATGCTGATTTGCACGATGGCACCGGGAATGGCGATATGTTTTACCGCCAGCAAGTCTTTCATCGAAAAGTGCAGGCCCACGCCGAACATCAGCAGGATCACGCCAAGCTCGGCCAGTTCCGGTGCCAATTTGGGATCGGCAACAAAGCCGGGGGTAAACGGGCCGGAAAGAATGCCTGCGCACAGATAGCCCACCAGCGGCGGCAGCTTGAGCCGAATGGCGACGCAACCAAGAATGAAGGCGAGCACGAGGCCGCCCACGATGGTGGTGATCAGCGGCGTGGCGTGAGGCATCGCAGTCCTTGTTGTAATGTGGAGGAGGCTTGCGCTAGGCGGGTGTCTGGAAAGACTAACTTATTAAGGAGTGCAGAGTAATTGCAAGGTTCCCGTACCGAAAGCAAAAAACCGGCCAGCTCGGTGAGCCAGGGGAAATGAAAAAAGCCGCTCGAAAGCGGCTTTTTTCAGGGGAAGCGCCGCGTGAGGCGGCGCCGGGCTTCTTTATGACGCGAACTGGTGGGAGATTTGTCCCTTGGCCCAGTTGGCCGCATGGCGCAGTGATTCGTGAACCGAATGGCTGCGGGTTTGCGGTGCGCGTTGCCATGCAGTCACAGGTTGACGTACATGACGGTTACAACGAACGATTTGATACCAGCCATCAAGGCCGGTGCCGATCGGGGTCGGGCGGACTTCAACATTGAAGTCGTAATGATTTTGGTTTGCCATTTTTTGGCTCCTTGCTAAACATGCCATCCAAGCCGGATGGCAGGGCGCTGAAGGAGGAGCACTTGTTCTGAGAAGAACTTACTTGGGAGTCGAACGACTCGCATGGAGTACTGCTTTGAAACAATCGTGAGAGGGTGCTCAATCAGATCAGTGGTGACGATGCTGCACATGTTTTCAAGTTGTGGCAAGTGTGAATTGTTGGCAATTTGTACGGCGATCCTTGGAAATCATCCGCGGTCAGGCTGCGGCTTGGCTGTCGCGCCGTTGTGAGGGGGCGCCGGAGTGTGTCGTGGAGGCAAATTTTTTGGTGCGCACCAGTCTAGGCGTCGGCAAGATGCGCCGTGCCAGACCTCAGATGATGGTGACTTGATCCAGGTTGGGGATGTGGGGCGGTGTTCGGGCGTAAACTCCGGCAGACTTGTTGATTATCTTGCGATAAGCATTTGAAAAAAATGAACAAATATTCAGTTGTTTTCGTGTGCACCGGCAATATCTGCCGTAGCCCGACCGCCGACGGCGTGTTGCTCAAAATGGTTGAAGAGGC encodes:
- the yjgA gene encoding ribosome biogenesis factor YjgA; translated protein: MVSLCFCSAHPAMARHSDTPEHDDDVELISKSQMKRDMNALQDLGEALIPLDRKYLAGLNLPESLFNALIEAKRLTANGAVARHKQYIGKLMRHVDPAPIQALLDSLSGNSDRHNAWLHQLERQRDKLLSDPKATEALIDAHPELDVQQLRQMIRNALKEREQQKPPKAFRELFQLLKTLNPEPPLIDPREEK
- the pmbA gene encoding metalloprotease PmbA, translated to MSEFSFSPEQLGDLAATVLDEARRQGASACEVDASEGLGQNVSVRLGEVETIEYNRDKGIGVTVYLGQSKGHASTSDFSPTALTETVKAALAIARYTAEDPCAGLADPSRFATVFPDLDVYHPWALPVEEAIELARRCEAAGQAVDPRITNSEGGSVSTSASRWVYANSNGFSGLGESTRHGISAALIAEDESGMQRDYWYTAARAASDLDSVESVGRKAGERAVRRLGGQRVKTGEYPVLFEAPVASSLISHWVSAVSGGSLFRKTSFLTESIGTQVFSPIVEIVEDPFLIRGLASGAFDAEGVMTERRELVTAGVQNGYFLGSYSARKLGMQSTGNAGGAHNLLVSATADFDALLAQLGTGLLVTELLGHGINLVTGDYSRGAAGFWVENGKISHPVEEITVAGNLRDIFKGIVGIGNDWHTSSSRRVGSILIDRMTVAGE
- a CDS encoding DNA-3-methyladenine glycosylase, producing the protein MPEPTGRPAYWGEACARLSAADPVLARLIAAYPGISLEGRGDVFMTLARSIVGQQISVKAADSIWQRFESCVIDVRSDQVLAAPVEALRGCGLSQRKVEYLKDLALHEAEGRLASGRLMAMDDEAIIAELTSIRGIGRWTAEMFLMFHLLRPDVLPLDDIGLIKAVARFYHDDERRPRGDIKALAQRWAPWRSVATWYLWRGLEPLPVSY
- a CDS encoding YnfA family protein, producing MSVVQTVSLFILTALAEIIGCYIPYLWLKQGLSAWWLPLAVVSLALFAWLLTLHPSAAGRVYAAYGGVYITVALGWLWAVDGIRPSGWDVLGVSVSLAGMAIIMFAPRAA
- a CDS encoding dihydroorotate oxidase; protein product: MTDLTSHFLGQPLANPLMNASGVYCRTVAELDALAASSAAAMVTKSCTLQPRTGNPEPRYRALQLGSINSMGLPNEGYQYYLDYAERFDHDSKLLFLSISGLTLDDNVEMIAAIREAVNPALLEVNLSCPNVPGKPQIGYDFEAMDELLDEVNDAYKRPFGVKLPPYFDISHFDAAAEILNRYPRLAFVTCINSIGNGLVIDAETESVVIKPKDGFGGLGGAYVLPTALANVNAFYRRCPGKQIIGCGGVQTGTEAFMHLLAGASLVQVGTALYEEGPAIFERLIAELSAIMASKGYTSIGEFRGKLKTL
- a CDS encoding MarR family winged helix-turn-helix transcriptional regulator — protein: MTGTPIDETQLNGAWEQMFYGFRALTAPPDSLLAERGWSRVHHRILYFVARTPSLTVGELLQRLGVTKQALNGPLKALQQAGLVTVNVCNDDRRARRLTLSPAGRTLEASLTGVQRELLAKVFERAGETAFEGWCKVMDELAASESRQP
- a CDS encoding PLP-dependent aminotransferase family protein, which produces MFARRIDQLCSSLVRDILAATKRPGMISFAGGLPAEEALFRPEQLDASLLASAWQYGETEGEPALRAAIALLGRELGLDCRPEQVLIVNGSQQGIDLVSKLMIDEGTPVLTEAPAYLAALQSFGLFGARFCPVKVEPTGADLAGFERTLPDVRFAYLTPTFQNPSGYCYTDAERDAVAASLDRHDVMLFEDDPYRALSYDGEAPLPIAGRLNKARWIYQGSFSKTLAPGLRLGFLIVHPDLVSPLTRLKQAADLHSNRISQTIVADLLARGELARHVAAVLPLYRERRDAMAQALQTHLGDRVQWSLPSGGLFFWVKLAGHCDTMALMRRALESGVAVMPGEPFFPAGSEASWLRLNFSHANPAQIDAGMARLATLLDAA
- a CDS encoding metal-sensitive transcriptional regulator — its product is MTSSAECCHSPGERKVERDNKDALTKRLNRIEGQVRGINRMVQEDRYCIDILTQIAAAKSALDSLGMQLLEAHARGCVADAITAGDGAAAIDELMVVMRKLG
- a CDS encoding heavy-metal-associated domain-containing protein, translated to MEHIEIRIDGMSCGGCVASVTRAVQAVEGVKTVSVSLAPPVAQVDFDAADTDAAEIERAIEDAGYDIVR
- a CDS encoding heavy metal translocating P-type ATPase; translated protein: MNKEISLPITGMSCAACATRIEKVLNRLDGVNASVNFANESAQVQLGGQAGVSEVISAIAKAGYAVPAQTLTLAIEGMTCAACATRIEKVLNKQAGVEATVNIATETATLRFPAGQFSADAAIAAVRKAGYGARLQEENTPQPHDDGALRRSWWAFGFAALLTLPLMVEMAAMLGGRHEAVPRMWQFALATLVQFTVGLRFYRGAWHALRGGGANMDVLIVLGTTMAWGYSAVVTLAGWQHAHLYFEASAAIITLVLLGKLLEARAKGRTAGAIAELLALQPKTARVERDGQLLDVAIGDLVAGDIVIVRQGEPLPVDGKVEDGNAAIDEAMLSGESAPVNKAVGDTVYAGTRNIEGMLRIRASATGGATQLADIVRLVAQAQGSKAPIQQLADRISSVFVPVVVAIALVTFFATVWWTGSWATALMHAVAVLVIACPCALGLATPTAVMVGVGLGAKRGILFRNAEALQRAREVNLLVVDKTGTLTEGKPAVTDVLPQNGFDVDTVVQLAASAEAGSEHPLARAVLAHGEALGLSRLSVADFAVAPGHGVAARVGERTVRVGVPGWALPGHALAEANALQARGRTVIAVAVDDVFAGLIGIVDTVRPTSKHAVAQLQAAGIEVVMLSGDNEAVAASVAQSLGIDRYRSGVKPADKAEAVQAFRAEGKVVAMAGDGINDAPALAAADVSFAMRTGADAAIEAADVTLMHNDLAHIADALSLSRATMRKIRQNLFFAFAYNVLGIPLAAFGLLNPVIAGAAMAASSVSVVSNALLLKRWSARRG
- the ybaL gene encoding YbaL family putative K(+) efflux transporter produces the protein MPHATPLITTIVGGLVLAFILGCVAIRLKLPPLVGYLCAGILSGPFTPGFVADPKLAPELAELGVILLMFGVGLHFSMKDLLAVKHIAIPGAIVQISMATVMGMGLAWLFDWTMSAGLVFGLALSVASTVVLLKALEERDLLETPEGRIAVGWLIVEDLAMVLTLVLLPALAGILSGKSGTLDTGELSMTLLLTVGKVIGFVAFMLIVGRRFIPWMLERIVWTGSRELFRLGVLATALGVAYGASQLFDVSFALGAFFAGMVLAESEFSHRAAEESLPLRDAFAVLFFVSVGMLLDPRILIEHPWAVFGTVLVIIIGKSLAALGIVLAFRHDLKTALTISASLAQIGEFSFILAGLGVALNLLPPLGHALVIAGAILSILLNPLVFSLLDRWRQSTPAGA